The Camelina sativa cultivar DH55 chromosome 14, Cs, whole genome shotgun sequence genome includes a window with the following:
- the LOC104740243 gene encoding L-type lectin-domain containing receptor kinase S.1, translating to MFVPFSPNIHIAPPTGEKSILYRMRWWWWRRQGSAPLLLLLIIITHLDRSSSAIDFLYNSFSSATNRTNVILIKDSRIDSSVIILINDSDPFSFGRAFYPRKLSIIPDPTRNPTRLSSFSTSFIFSILPDISTSPGFGLCFVLSNSTSPPNAISSQYFGLFTNTTVRFNAPLLAVEFDTGRNSEVNDIDDNHIGIDLNNIESTASVTAGYYDSVNGSFVPFNMRNGNNVRAWIDFDGPNFEINVSVAPVGVIRPRRPTLSFRDPVIANYVSADMYVGFSASKTNWVEARRILAWSLSDTGALRDINTTELPVFLLRSSSSSLSTGAIAGIVIGCVVFVGLIGFGAFLIWKKLIKEEEEEEIEEWELEFWPHRFSYEELAAATEVFSYDRLLGSGGFGKVYRGVLPNNSSEIAVKCVNHDSKQGLREFMAEISSMGRLQHKNLVQMRGWCRRKNELMLVYDYMPNGSLNQWIFDNPKEPMPWRRRRQVINDVAEGLNYLHHGWDQVVIHRDIKSSNILLDSEMRGRLGDFGLAKLYEHGGAPNTTRVVGTLGYLAPELASASAPTEGSDVYSFGVVVLEVVCGRRPIEYAEEEDMVLVDWVRDLYGGGRLVEAADERVRSECESMEEVELLLKLGLACCHPDPAKRPNMREIVSLLLGSPQEDLLTGLTPAATVEDSEAAHA from the coding sequence ATGTTTGTTCCCTTTTCCCCAAATATTCACATTGCTCCTCCCACCGGAGAAAAATCTATACTATACAGAatgcggtggtggtggtggcggcggcaAGGGTCAgctcctctccttcttctcctaatAATCATCACTCATCTCGACCGTTCCTCTTCTGCAATTGATTTCCTCTACAATTCATTCAGCTCCGCAACCAACAGAACCAACGTGATCCTCATCAAAGATTCCCGAATAGACTCAAGCGTGATCATCCTCATCAACGACTCCGATCCTTTCTCTTTCGGACGCGCTTTTTACCCGCGAAAGCTCTCAATCATACCCGACCCAACTCGTAACCCGACCCGGCTCTCGTCTTTCTCAACTTCCTTTATCTTCTCCATCCTCCCTGACATATCCACAAGCCCTGGCTTTGGCCTCTGCTTCGTCCTCTCCAACTCCACCTCTCCTCCAAACGCTATCTCCAGCCAATACTTCGGTCTCTTCACCAACACCACCGTCCGATTCAACGCTCCTCTCCTCGCCGTCGAGTTCGACACCGGTCGGAACTCTGAAGTCAACGATATCGACGATAACCACATCGGAATCGACCTCAACAACATCGAATCCACCGCTTCCGTAACCGCTGGGTACTACGATTCTGTTAACGGGAGCTTTGTTCCCTTCAATATGCGTAACGGAAACAACGTTCGAGCTTGGATCGATTTCGATGGTCCTAACTTCGAGATCAACGTCTCCGTCGCTCCCGTCGGCGTGATTCGACCTCGCCGGCCGACGCTTAGTTTTCGTGATCCGGTTATCGCTAATTATGTCTCGGCGGATATGTATGTCGGCTTCTCCGCTTCGAAAACGAATTGGGTTGAAGCTCGGAGGATTCTAGCTTGGAGCTTGAGTGATACTGGAGCTCTTCGGGACATCAACACAACGGAGTTACCTGTTTTCTTGCTGAgatcttcgtcgtcttctcttTCCACCGGAGCAATCGCCGGGATCGTTATCGGTTGTGTTGTCTTCGTAGGTCTAATCGGATTTGGGGCTTTTCTGATTTGGAAGAAGCTAataaaagaggaggaagaagaagagattgaggaGTGGGAGTTGGAGTTTTGGCCTCACCGTTTCAGCTACGAAGAGCTCGCCGCCGCTACTGAGGTTTTCTCCTACGATCGTCTTCTTGGATCTGGTGGATTTGGTAAAGTTTACAGAGGGGTTTTGCCGAACAACAGCAGTGAGATCGCTGTTAAATGCGTGAACCACGATTCGAAGCAAGGTTTGAGAGAGTTCATGGCGGAGATCTCGAGTATGGGAAGGCTACAGCATAAGAATCTGGTTCAGATGAGAGGATGGTGTCGCCGTAAAAACGAGCTGATGCTCGTCTACGATTACATGCCAAACGGAAGTCTTAACCAGTGGATCTTTGATAATCCGAAAGAGCCAATGCCGTGGCGGAGAAGGCGTCAGGTGATTAACGATGTTGCGGAAGGGCTTAACTATCTTCACCATGGATGGGATCAAGTGGTGATTCATAGAGATATTAAATCAAGTAACATACTTTTGGATTCTGAGATGCGTGGGAGGTTAGGGGACTTTGGTTTAGCCAAGTTGTATGAGCACGGTGGGGCTCCAAACACCACTCGCGTGGTGGGTACGTTAGGGTATTTGGCGCCGGAGCTTGCTTCTGCGTCTGCGCCTACGGAGGGGAGTGATGTGTATAGTTTCGGTGTGGTGGTGTTGGAGGTTGTTTGTGGGAGGAGGCCGATAGAGTACGCGGAGGAAGAAGATATGGTGCTTGTGGATTGGGTTAGGGATTTGTACGGTGGAGGAAGATTGGTTGAGGCGGCGGATGAGAGGGTGAGGAGTGAGTGTGAGTCGATGGAGGAAGTTGAATTGTTGCTCAAGTTAGGTTTGGCTTGTTGTCACCCTGATCCAGCCAAGCGGCCGAATATGAGAGAGATCGTTTCACTCTTGCTAGGCTCGCCACAGGAGGATTTGTTGACTGGACTTACGCCGGCCGCCACCGTAGAAGACTCTGAGGCTGCACACGCCTGA
- the LOC104740244 gene encoding probable 2-oxoglutarate-dependent dioxygenase AOP1 isoform X1, with protein sequence MKMSGNETPELPIINLSDKNLKPDTELWNSTRDRVREAMEHHGWFVAEYNNFPVELHQSILGAAKELLDLPPDIKIKKDNHKAGHGYITMMSDAQLVHEGLGVDQVNDVQQCRRFSRLMWPDHHDNDRFCEIVHAYAKMQADLEQLVIRMLFESFNLEKYVDKHIEGTRYLLRLLKYRRLPNGEPNRKFISHTDKTFISILHQNHITGLMLKSEKEDVWYPFIPSPTRFAVIAGDAIMAWSNDRIKACYHKVEMESVETRYSLGFFSFQEGIISTPEEMVDKDHPLAYKPFRHDGLLEYYETLEAHRTMTKAYCGIPQT encoded by the exons A TGAAAATGAGTGGGAATGAAACTCCAGAGCTGCCGATCATCAACCTTTCTGACAAGAACCTGAAACCGGACACAGAGCTCTGGAACTCAACGAGAGACCGCGTCCGTGAAGCCATGGAACATCATGGATGGTTTGTGGCGGAATACAACAACTTTCCAGTAGAACTTCACCAGTCGATTCTGGGGGCCGCTAAGGAACTACTTGATCTTCCTCCCGACATCAAGATAAAGAAAGACAACCACAAGGCCGGGCACGGCTACATCACCATGATGTCAGATGCTCAGCTCGTTCATGAAGGCCTCGGTGTTGACCAAGTCAACGATGTTCAACAGTGCCGCCGATTCTCTCGTCTTATGTGGCCTGATCATCATGACAACGACCGTTTctg TGAAATCGTTCATGCATATGCGAAAATGCAAGCGGACCTCGAGCAACTTGTGATAAGGATGCTCTTCGAGAGCTTTAACTTGGAGAAGTATGTAGATAAACACATAGAAGGAACACGCTACCTTCTTAGATTGTTAAAATACAGGAGACTTCCTAATGGAGAACCCAACAGGAAGTTCATATCTCATACGGACAAGACCTTCATTTCCATTCTCCATCAGAACCACATCACCGGACTCATGTTGAAATCCGAGAAAGAGGATGTTTGGTATCCTTTTATCCCTTCACCTACCCGGTTTGCTGTTATAGCAGGCGATGCCATCATG GCGTGGAGCAACGACAGAATCAAGGCGTGTTACCACAAGGTTGAGATGGAGAGCGTGGAAACGAGGTACTCATTAGGGTTCTTTTCGTTCCAAGAAGGAATAATATCGACACCAGAGGAGATGGTGGACAAGGACCATCCTTTAGCGTACAAACCATTTCGCCATGATGGACTTCTTGAGTACTATGAGACATTGGAGGCTCACCGTACCATGACCAAGGCCTATTGTGGCATACCACAAACCTGA
- the LOC104740244 gene encoding probable 2-oxoglutarate-dependent dioxygenase AOP1 isoform X2, whose amino-acid sequence MSGNETPELPIINLSDKNLKPDTELWNSTRDRVREAMEHHGWFVAEYNNFPVELHQSILGAAKELLDLPPDIKIKKDNHKAGHGYITMMSDAQLVHEGLGVDQVNDVQQCRRFSRLMWPDHHDNDRFCEIVHAYAKMQADLEQLVIRMLFESFNLEKYVDKHIEGTRYLLRLLKYRRLPNGEPNRKFISHTDKTFISILHQNHITGLMLKSEKEDVWYPFIPSPTRFAVIAGDAIMAWSNDRIKACYHKVEMESVETRYSLGFFSFQEGIISTPEEMVDKDHPLAYKPFRHDGLLEYYETLEAHRTMTKAYCGIPQT is encoded by the exons ATGAGTGGGAATGAAACTCCAGAGCTGCCGATCATCAACCTTTCTGACAAGAACCTGAAACCGGACACAGAGCTCTGGAACTCAACGAGAGACCGCGTCCGTGAAGCCATGGAACATCATGGATGGTTTGTGGCGGAATACAACAACTTTCCAGTAGAACTTCACCAGTCGATTCTGGGGGCCGCTAAGGAACTACTTGATCTTCCTCCCGACATCAAGATAAAGAAAGACAACCACAAGGCCGGGCACGGCTACATCACCATGATGTCAGATGCTCAGCTCGTTCATGAAGGCCTCGGTGTTGACCAAGTCAACGATGTTCAACAGTGCCGCCGATTCTCTCGTCTTATGTGGCCTGATCATCATGACAACGACCGTTTctg TGAAATCGTTCATGCATATGCGAAAATGCAAGCGGACCTCGAGCAACTTGTGATAAGGATGCTCTTCGAGAGCTTTAACTTGGAGAAGTATGTAGATAAACACATAGAAGGAACACGCTACCTTCTTAGATTGTTAAAATACAGGAGACTTCCTAATGGAGAACCCAACAGGAAGTTCATATCTCATACGGACAAGACCTTCATTTCCATTCTCCATCAGAACCACATCACCGGACTCATGTTGAAATCCGAGAAAGAGGATGTTTGGTATCCTTTTATCCCTTCACCTACCCGGTTTGCTGTTATAGCAGGCGATGCCATCATG GCGTGGAGCAACGACAGAATCAAGGCGTGTTACCACAAGGTTGAGATGGAGAGCGTGGAAACGAGGTACTCATTAGGGTTCTTTTCGTTCCAAGAAGGAATAATATCGACACCAGAGGAGATGGTGGACAAGGACCATCCTTTAGCGTACAAACCATTTCGCCATGATGGACTTCTTGAGTACTATGAGACATTGGAGGCTCACCGTACCATGACCAAGGCCTATTGTGGCATACCACAAACCTGA
- the LOC104740245 gene encoding gibberellin 3-beta-dioxygenase 1-like yields MPAMLADVFRGHPIHLPHSHQPDFTSLRELPDSYSWTPKDDILFAAAPSPPTAVETIPLIDLDHPDAANQIGHACRTWGAFQIANHGVPLSLLQDVEFLTGSLFGLPVQRKLKAARSETGVSGYGVARIASFFNKQMWSEGFTITGSPLNDFRKLWPQHHLNYCDIVEEYEERMKKLASKLMWLALNSLGVSEEDVEWASLNSADLSWAQAALQLNHYPVCPEPDRAMGLAAHTDSTLLTILYQNNTAGLQVFRDDLGWITVPPVPGSLVVNVGDLFHILSNGLFKSVLHRARVNQTRARLSVAFLWGPQSDIKISPVSKLVSPLESPLYRSVTWREYLQTKATHFNKALSMIGNHREE; encoded by the exons ATGCCTGCAATGCTAGCAGATGTGTTTAGAGGCCATCCCATTCACCTCCCACACTCTCACCAACCTGACTTCACATCCCTCCGTGAGCTCCCGGATTCTTACTCGTGGACCCCTAAAGACGATATCCTCTTCGCTGCTGCTCCTTCCCCTCCGACCGCGGTTGAAACCATCCCTCTTATCGACCTTGACCATCCTGACGCGGCCAACCAAATCGGTCATGCATGTAGAACTTGGGGTGCCTTCCAGATCGCAAACCACGGCGTGCCTTTGAGTCTTCTGCAAGACGTTGAGTTTCTCACAGGTAGCCTCTTTGGGCTACCCGTCCAACGCAAGCTAAAGGCGGCTCGGTCGGAGACAGGTGTCTCCGGCTATGGCGTGGCTCGTATCGCATCTTTCTTTAATAAGCAAATGTGGTCCGAAGGGTTCACCATCACTGGTTCTCCTCTCAACGATTTCCGTAAACTTTGGCCCCAACATCACCTCAACTACTG CGACATCGTTGAAGAGTACGAGGAGCGAATGAAAAAGTTGGCTTCTAAACTGATGTGGTTAGCACTTAATTCACTTGGGGTCAGCGAGGAAGACGTTGAATGGGCCAGTCTCAATTCAGCAGATTTAAGCTGGGCCCAAGCAGCTCTCCAGCTAAATCACTACCCGGTTTGTCCTGAACCTGACCGAGCTATGGGTCTAGCCGCGCATACCGACTCCACCCTCCTAACCATTCTGTACCAGAACAATACCGCCGGTCTACAAGTGTTTCGCGATGATCTTGGTTGGATCACCGTGCCACCGGTACCTGGCTCGCTCGTGGTCAACGTCGGTGACCTCTTCCACATCTTATCCAACGGATTGTTTAAAAGCGTGCTGCACCGCGCTCGGGTTAACCAAACCAGAGCCCGGTTATCTGTAGCTTTCCTTTGGGGTCCCCAGTCTGATATCAAGATATCACCTGTATCGAAGCTGGTTAGCCCTCTTGAATCGCCTCTATACCGATCCGTCACATGGAGAGAGTATCTTCAAACAAAAGCAACTCACTTCAATAAAGCTCTTTCAATGATAGGAAATCACAGAGAGGAATGA